Within Suricata suricatta isolate VVHF042 chromosome 12, meerkat_22Aug2017_6uvM2_HiC, whole genome shotgun sequence, the genomic segment GATTGGTTGTCTAACCTTGATATTCTGTGGGATCTCCTCTCCATCCCTAAAGTGGAgtaagagggagggggtgataaGAGGGCCCAGAATGAGGACAGGTGTTTGAGACCCCAGCCTCGTGCCTCTGAGGACATAGGCTCCTGGTTTGAGAGTCTCAGTACCCTGGCCTTCCACCACCACAGCTTTTAACATGTGTGCTTTTATAACCAAGCTTTCTCATGCCCTGCTCTCACAGCAGCCTTGGGGTAGGGTGGGTGGGGGCctggcacagaatctgaggtaatCATCCTCATTaagcagatgggaaaactgaagctcaaGCAAGCTTAGGGATTCCCCATTCCTACATCTTTTTGTTCCCAACTGGAATTTTGCATTGCTTTACTGACATTTGCAAACTGACCGAAGGTTGGGGCAGCAGTTGACTGAGCAGAAGCCAGCAGGCCTGGGTGTTAGGGAGACCAGACGAAGGCTCCTTTCTGGGACTGGTCTGTgtttgctccccctccccccccctttttttttaaactgaggtgAAACCATTTACCACCTGCCACCTTAACTGCTCTCATCCGACCTTACTGATAGGAAAGGTGGATGTAATGAGCATCCCAGCAGCTTTTAAGGTGCCGGAAGCCCTTCCTCTTCGCTCCTAGGGCTTGTTGGGAGCAGGCAGAGGTGTGTAGTACAagctgcccagccccagcccttcaCCAGCACTTGTTGGTCTAGAGTTGCAGTGCCTTCTGGTGGCCACAGGCCATGCTGCAGCCTCTGGCCCATTTGCCCCTACAGGCTCTTCGACTATCGGGGCCGCCTGTCACCTGTGCCAGTGCCCAGGGCAGTCCCTGTGAAGCGACCCCGGGTCACAGTGCCCTTGGTCCGACGTGTCAAAACCACCATACCTGTCAAGCTCTTTGCCCGCTCCACAGCCATTACCACCAGCTCAGCCAAGATCAAGTGTGAGTGACTGTATCTTCTTCCTAGATTCCTTGTTTGTCCTCAATAGCAAAATAATAGAATCGCATATTTTTACATTGGAAAATAGATGAAGGAACAAATCTCCCACAGATCTTCAGCTCTAGCACAACCAAGTgagtatttttattgcatttctaaGAGGAAAAGGCTGACCTTTGAGGAGGAGGGGCTTGGGTTGGGCACAGAAATGTCCAGTGCTGTGACATGGAGCCCAGTGAGGAGAAGGTGTCCTCTTTCCTGTAGTAAGGACCAGTTTGCCCAGGCCCACTGCTCCACATTCACTCTGGTGTGCACACGCTGCAGCCAGGCACCCAGGAAAGTGATGGTAAAACACCCACATCCAAACACCTCGAAATCTGGGCCCTAGAAAAACACATATGATTGCTCAGATGCACACCACACCTGCATTCTCCTCCATCTCCAGTCCCTGTCATTGTTGAGAGGTCACAGGAAAAGATCCAGGTGCAGAAGGGTGAACTGGTTACTATAGGCCGAGCCTCAAAGGTCTCCGGGAGAAGCCAAGGGCAGCTCCAGCCTTTTTGCTGGCCAGAGACATGGATGAGGACAGTTCCTGCCACTGGCCTGCCTTCCTGGTTGACAGAATGGGGCTAAGGAGAGTCTTACATTAGTGTCAAGCTCCCAGCCCCTGGGTGACAGCCTGTACTCCCTATGCTCCCAGTAAAGAGCAGTGAGCTGCAGACCATCAAGACAGAGCTGACGCAGATCAAGTCCAACATCGATGCTCTGCTGGGCCGCTTGGATCAGATTGCCGAGGAACAGAAGGCCAACCCAGGTCAGCTTCCATGGGTCCTCGCCCAGCTCGGGGACCAGGGGCACAGGGCAGAGTGCGGGGAGGACAGTGCACAGGGCAGAGAGGGGCTGTGGCCTCCAATGCTACGATACTGCCTTGGGCAACTGCCCCAGGCTGAGTTCTGTTCCCCTCTTCCCGCCCCTTTCCCCTCAAGATGGCAAGAAGAAGGGTGACAGCAGCAGTGGCAGTGCCAGTGCCAGTGGCGGGGGCAGTAGTGGTGGCAGCAGCCGGCCACCAGCCCCCCAAGAGGACACGGCTTCTGAGGCAGGCACGCCCCAGGGAGAAGCACAGGCTCGAGACGACGGCGATGAGGAGGGGCTGCTGACACACAGCGAGGAGGAGCTGGTGAGGGCCCAGCCGGGGAGGGGTGTGCAGGAggggagcagggcaagggcacTTCTGAGCTGGTGAGTGTCACTGTGAGCTCCCTCCTTCGTCTTCATGTGAAGAAGGGGGGCTGCCTATTTCAGTTGCCAGTCACAAGTCCCACTGAGGACCAAGGCAGACTTCTCTTGAGTCCAGGGCCTATTCTAGACTTGGTTTCCATACAGGTTGGACAAGGGAAGGGTCACAGGCTCAAAGAAGCACAGTCTGCAGAGTTTCAGGAGGCAGGACTAGGATTGCCTCCGCAGGGAGGTTGGGTATCCACTCTACCTGAGGATTTTCTAAAAGCCATTACTGCCTAAGCACAAAGCAGGCTGTCTCATGAGAGAGGCATGGAGGGAGTTCTTTGTCTGTTACTGGAACCCTTCAGAGCGAGGCTGGGAAGCCATTGGCAAGGAGCTTATGTCAAGTAGGAAGACAGACCAGACCCTGAGTCTGTATGATAACTGTTGTATGCTTACTACTCATTTACCTAACAGACACTCACTGGGCACCAGGCCCTGTAGTTCCTAACTTTATTTAACCTTAACAACAGCGTTGCACTGTGCAAAGTTATTACTCTTCCCACATTTCatccagtgaggaaactgagactctgaggattaagtaacttgcccagggcctTATAACTAATAAGGAGTGACCCAGAATTAGAGCCCAGATTTCTTCACCAGATCTGGAACTTTCTCCTTTTCATCAGTTCTTGGTTCTGGCACAAAGACAGATGGGCCCATGGTACTACAGTTAAGAGATCTTCCTCCTCATGCCCCTAGCTCGTCTCTTCTTTTTTGACTCAGTTACTCTTCTTAGGCATAGTAGTCTCCATAAAGGCCCTAACGAAGGCTCCCCAAGGATGGGGAGCTCACCGGTCCACTGGGCTTTCAACCTGCTACAGTCTATGAAGGTCCTTCTATGCAGAAATATGCTCCCCTGCCACACCTAGAACGCCGTTGATTGGTCCCTTCTCTCTTATAGGGGGATGGCTTCACACCATCCTGTCAGGAACCCAAGCCAGCTGTGTTGAAACTGGTCCCGTAATCATTCCTCTTTCAGAGTTCGGTCTCCAGGAGTGCTGTGGGCCCCACGGCATGACTCAGAGTTGGTAGTGAGTGACGTGTGGTCTCTTGTTGCCCCCTCCCTATCAGGAGCACAGCCAGGACACAGACGCGGAGGATGGGGCCTTGCAGTAAGCAGGTATGGGGCTCCCGGTGGACAGGGGGTG encodes:
- the RALY gene encoding RNA-binding protein Raly isoform X2, which translates into the protein MSLKIQTSNVTNKNDPKSINSRVFIGNLNTAVVKKSDVETIFSKYGRVAGCSVHKGYAFVQYANERHARAAVLGENGRVLAGQTLDINMAGEPKPNRPKGLKRAASAIYRLFDYRGRLSPVPVPRAVPVKRPRVTVPLVRRVKTTIPVKLFARSTAITTSSAKIKLKSSELQTIKTELTQIKSNIDALLGRLDQIAEEQKANPDGKKKGDSSSGSASASGGGSSGGSSRPPAPQEDTASEAGTPQGEAQARDDGDEEGLLTHSEEELEHSQDTDAEDGALQ
- the RALY gene encoding RNA-binding protein Raly isoform X1, which encodes MSLKIQTSNVTNKNDPKSINSRVFIGNLNTAVVKKSDVETIFSKYGRVAGCSVHKGYAFVQYANERHARAAVLGENGRVLAGQTLDINMAGEPKPNRPKGLKRAASAIYSGYSFDYDYYRDDFYDRLFDYRGRLSPVPVPRAVPVKRPRVTVPLVRRVKTTIPVKLFARSTAITTSSAKIKLKSSELQTIKTELTQIKSNIDALLGRLDQIAEEQKANPDGKKKGDSSSGSASASGGGSSGGSSRPPAPQEDTASEAGTPQGEAQARDDGDEEGLLTHSEEELEHSQDTDAEDGALQ